The Osmia bicornis bicornis chromosome 9, iOsmBic2.1, whole genome shotgun sequence genome has a segment encoding these proteins:
- the LOC114872135 gene encoding ABC transporter G family member 23-like → MMAEHAIVVKNAEKKYGNGNLVLKDLNLTVPKGCIYGLLGASGCGKTTLLSCIVGVRKLDDGDIWVLGKEPGQKGSGIPGPRVGYMPQDISLVGEFSVMGALCFFGKINGLDNDTIEERYLFLKDLLQLPPKNRLVKNMSGGQQRRVSFAAALLHKPELLILDEPTVGLDPVLRDNIWNHLVKLTKEEEVTVVITTHYIEEAKQADKIGLLRCGQMLAESSPNKLLERFQTDSLEEAYLNLSQIQEENPTQSIARFSSNEMNNVITVTTLHSIYIPKSKLELRSNWKKRCQALLMKNALQFIRHPGGILFSLLLPILQVTLFFNSIGQDPKNLKISIVNEEAGNCSNGMNFGNVIYNQNNFTCNYVDLSCRFLTEIDDTFLDKLYYNSYEEALDRVAKEKSVAIMHFKRNFSHAMLAKLDDYLGMSDEEIIDSQIEVAIHTADKQISFYLQAKLHDFFFDKYKTILKQCKITPKFANLPLQFEEPIFGKKDQNYATFVAPTFILTLTFVQATSICSSVIVTDRHSGVWDRILVQGVTTAEILITHLISQVTVIVVQVAAALCFYFVIFGVECKGSMITVVWMTLLEGICGMNYGFMISVVCASHTLANYVSVGSFYPLILLCGFIWPIEGMPWLLRWISLVLPLTMPGISLRAVMEKGSSIVDPEVYSGFLVVLAWIVSFVAFCLFHLKSKMP, encoded by the exons ATGATGGCGGAACACGCAATTGTCGTCAAGAATgcagaaaaaaaatatggCAATGGAAATCTGGTGTTGAAAGATTTAAATCTGACCGTCCCTAAGGGTTGTAT ATATGGATTACTGGGTGCCAGCGGATGCGGCAAAACCACCCTTCTCTCTTGTATAGTTGGCGTTCGAAAATTGGACGATGGAGACATTTGGGTGCTCGGTAAAGAACCAGGGCAAAAGGGCTCTGGAATTCCAGGACCTCGCGTTGGTTACATGCCACAGGATATCTCACTGGTCGGCGAATTTTCCGTAATGGGCGCTCTATGTTTCTTCGGAAAGATCAATGGCTTGGATAATGATACGATCG aggagaggtatctgTTCCTGAAGGATCTACTTCAGCTGCCACCCAAGAACCGTTTAGTGAAGAACATGAGCGGTGGGCAACAAAGAAGAGTATCCTTCGCAGCAGCTTTGTTACACAAACCGGAACTGTTGATCCTGGATGAACCTACGGTCGGTTTAGATCCGGTTTTAAGGGACAA CATTTGGAATCATTTGGTGAAACTGACGAAGGAAGAGGAAGTGACGGTCGTCATCACGACACATTATATCGAGGAGGCGAAACAGGCAGACAAG ATTGGATTATTGAGATGCGGACAGATGTTGGCTGAATCATCGCCGAATAAATTACTCGAACGATTTCAGACTGATTCTTTAGAGGAAGCCTATTTAAACCTGAGTCAAATACAAGAAGAAAATCCGACTCAAAGCATCGCCAGATTTTCTTCCAACGAAATGAACAATGTCATCACCGTGACCACTCTACACAGCATTTACATACCCAAG AGTAAGCTGGAATTGAGGAGTAATTGGAAGAAGAGATGTCAAGCACTACTGATGAAGAATGCTCTTCAGTTTATACGTCATCCAGG AGGGATACTGTTCTCGCTGCTTCTACCGATACTGCAAGtgacattattttttaactcgATCGGCCAAGATCCAAAGAACCTTAAAATATCGATCGTGAACGAGGAGGCTGGGAATTGTAGTAACGGAATGAATTTCGGCAATGTTATCTACAACCAAAATAATTTCACTTGCAATTACGTTGATCTGAGCTGTAGGTTCCTAACGGAGATCGATGACACCTTTTTGGATAAG CTGTACTACAACAGCTATGAGGAGGCATTGGATAGAGTTGCAAAGGAGAAAAGCGTTGCAATAATGCATTTCAAGAGGAACTTTTCTCATGCGATGCTAGCAAAACTCGACGACTATTTGGGAATGTCTGACGAGGAAATTATTGATAGTCAGATAGAAGTTGCCATCCATACAGCAG ACAAGCAAATCAGTTTCTATTTGCAAGCAAAGTTGCACGACTTCTTCTTTGACAAATACAAGACGATCCTGAAGCAATGCAAGATTACTCCAAAATTTGCAAACTTACCATTGCAA TTCGAGGAGCCAATTTTTGGTAAAAAAGATCAAAATTATGCGACGTTTGTGGCACCGACTTTCATCTTGAC GCTCACTTTCGTTCAGGCAACGTCGATCTGTTCGAGTGTAATCGTAACCGATAGGCATTCAGGTGTGTGGGATCGAATTCTAGTTCAAG GTGTAACGACGGCAGAAATATTAATCACGCATCTGATATCGCAAGTGACAGTGATTGTTGTACAAGTGGCGGCAGCATTGTGCTTCTACTTCGTGATCTTCGGCGTCGAGTGTAAAGGATCAATGATCACTGTCGTTTGGATGACGTTGCTCGAAGGAATTTGTGGAATGAATTATG GATTTATGATATCAGTGGTTTGCGCTTCGCATACTCTTGCCAATTATGTATCGGTTGGAAGTTTCTATCCATTGATACTTCTATGTG GATTCATCTGGCCCATCGAGGGAATGCCATGGCTACTACGATGGATCAGTTTAGTTCTACCATTAACGATGCCAGGAATATCTTTGAGAGCAGTGATGGAAAAAGGATCGTCTATCGTGGACCCGGAAGTGTACTCGGGATTTTTAGTGGTCTTAGCATGGATCGTGAGCTTCGTAGCGTTTTGTTTATTCCACTTAAAATCAAAGATGCCGTAA